A genomic stretch from Chelmon rostratus isolate fCheRos1 chromosome 14, fCheRos1.pri, whole genome shotgun sequence includes:
- the LOC121617754 gene encoding hepatocyte cell adhesion molecule-like: MKDEDAPSKAKIISQILLLVCFGSFTSGGVLAVNMTIPNTLIKGTLGGEALLSVRYISFSLDLPVIKWQLKREKSVTVVQSIGTDIIGTLRPEYRDRILVFENGTLLLHNLRLSDDGTYDVEISITDDTFTGEGSITLTVDESVSRPYIHMEASSVLELSENVILNCSHDNGTRTTYRWFKGGKPLTNVTRFVLSPDQKLLTITRVLMADDDIYSCTVENPVGSMASLPIRLTVYRRSSLYIILSTGGIFLLITLVTVCACWTPSKKPKHLPRRPLSRFYDRSHRSPINHTDDVLPKMTEHNGVNAVTSLYILQQKDPSMDDSSSNSIGSSEFDNPPCYTSSPNFTDPLTRSAGSPARSPNRYT; the protein is encoded by the exons ATGAAGGACGAGGACGCGCCTTCAAAAGCCAAAATAATTTCCCAGATTTTATTGCTGGTGTGTTTTGGTTCCTTCACTTCAG GTGGGGTGCTGGCAGTGAACATGACTATTCCCAACACTCTGATTAAAGGTACATTAGGGGGGGAAGCCCTCCTGTCTGTCCGCTACATCAGCTTCAGCCTCGACCTGCCGGTCATCAAGTGGCAGCTAAAGAGGGAAAAGTCCGTCACTGTTGTCCAGTCGATTGGAACGGACATCATTGGGACCCTGAGGCCTGAGTATCGAGACCGCATCCTGGTATTTGAGAACGGGACTCTGCTTCTCCACAACCTCAGACTGTCTGATGACGGAACATATGACGTGGAGATCTCCATCACAGATGATACCTTCACAGGAGAGGGCAGCATCACGCTCACTGTGGATG AGTCTGTATCCAGGCCCTACATCCACATGGAGGCTTCCTCAGTGCTGGAGCTCAGCGAAAACGTCATCCTCAACTGCTCCCATGACAATGGAACCAGGACTACATACAGGTGGTTTAAAGGTGGGAAGCCACTGACCAATGTGACGAGGTTCGTGTTGTCACCTGACCAGAAGCTCTTGACCATCACACGGGTGCTGATGGCAGACGATGACATCTACAGCTGCACGGTGGAGAATCCTGTGGGCAGCATGGCGAGCCTGCCGATCAGGCTGACGGTCTACA GAAGAAGTTCCCTCTACATCATCCTTTCCACCGGAGgcatcttcctcctcatcacctTGGTAACAGTATGTGCCTGCTGGACGCCTTCCAAAAA gCCAAAACATCTACCTAGAAGGCCTCTGTCCAGGTTTTATGACCGCTCTCATCGCTCACCAATCAACCACACAG ATGACGTGCTTCCAAAAATGACAGAGCATAACGGAGTCAACGCAGTGACTTCACTTTACATCCTGCAGCAAAAG GACCCCTCCATGGACGACTCGTCCAGCAACAGTATTGGATCTTCTGAATTTGACAACCCGCCATGCTACACCAGTTCCCCCAACTTCACCGATCCTCTTACCCGGTCTGCTGGGTCCCCTGCCCGCTCCCCCAACAGGTACACCTGA
- the styxl1 gene encoding serine/threonine/tyrosine-interacting-like protein 1, with the protein MAEIMLCETFELYNLLNQSRRGSRLAEINYLCLIDARETQDYRMSHIITARNMKTDSEGSFLLPEAVEVDSMQHVVVYDGNSSCLKERGRAAECAQVLAKASLHPVRVVRGGFQRFSALYPFLRTEKVMYTIKELENLKTYPVEVIAGLLYMGDQDQAMESSILRDLKISSIISISQSDTPGSTRGSQTILHIPVANSAASDLYSSFERICSFIDSHASVGSRVLIVSRWGRSRCSAATTAFLMHHLKYTLEEACRYVLKCKPSVRPNTGFLQQLSDWELHTRGAKVTDVSELRF; encoded by the exons ATGGCTGAAATCATGCTGTGTGAGACGTTTGAGCTTTACAACCTCCTCAACCAGAGCAGGCGGGGGTCCAGGCTGGCAGAGATCAACTACCTCTGTTTGATTG ATGCTCGTGAAACGCAGGATTACAGAATGAGTCACATCATAACAGCCAGAAACATGAAAACG gatTCAGAGGGCTCGTTCCTCCTGCCAGAGGCCGTGGAGGTGGACAGCATGCAGCATGTGGTGGTCTACGAtggcaacagcagctgtttaaagGAGCGAG gcagagcagctgaaTGTGCCCAGGTCCTCGCCAAAGCTAGCCTCCACCCAGTCCGCGTCGTGAGAGGAGGCTTTCAGAGGTTCTCAGCTCTGTACCCTTTTTTAAGGACGGAGAAAGTCATGTACACCATCAAG GAGCTGGAAAACCTGAAGACTTATCCAGTGGAGGTCATAGCAGGACTGCTTTATATGGGGGACCAGGACCAAGCCATGGAGTCCAGTATCCTGAGAGACCTGAAAATCAGCTCCATCATCAGCATCTCACAGAGCGACACTCCGGG ATCCACAAGAGGGAGCCAGACCATCCTCCACATCCCTGTGGCCAACTCAGCGGCGTCTGATTTGTATTCAAGTTTTGAGAGAATTTGTAGTTTTATTG ATTCACACGCCAGCGTCGGCTCTCGAGTCCTGATAGTTTCCAGGTGGGGCAGAAGCCGCTGCAGTGCCGCAACCACTGCCTTTCTCATGCACCACCTCAAATACACACTGGAG GAGGCCTGCAGGTACGTGCTCAAATGTAAACCCAGCGTGAGGCCAAACACGGggtttctccagcagctgtcCGACTGGGAGCTTCACACCAGGGGAGCAAAAGTGACTGATGTCTCTGAGCTGCGTTTTTAA